The Thermus oshimai DSM 12092 genome contains the following window.
GATGGAGCCCGTCGCCACCTTTTCCCTGGTGGCCCAGGACCCCAGGACGGGGGACCTGGGCGTGGCCGTGGCCAGCAAGTTCCTGGCGGTGGGGGCGGTGGTGCCCTACGCCCGGGCCGGGGTGGGGGCGGTGGCCACCCAGTCCTACGCCAACACCACCTACGGGCCCAGGGCCCTGGCCATCCTCGAGGCCGGGGGTAGCCCCGAGGCGGTCCTCGAGGCCTTCCGCCGCACGGACCGGGACCTCCCCTTGAGGCAGTTCGGCCTGGTGGCCATGAGCGGGGAGAGCCTCACCTTCACCGGGGAGGCCTGCCACCCCTGGGCCGGAGGGCGGGCCGGACCGGGCTTCGCCGCCCAGGGGAACCTCCTGACGGGCCCCGAGGTGGTGGAGGCCATGGTGGAGACCTTCCTCCTTAAGGAAGACCTCCCCTTGCCCGAAAGGCTCGTGGAAGCCCTCCTCGCCGGGGACCGGGCGGGGGGGGACCGGCGCGGGCGCCAGTCCGCGGCCCTTTTGGTGGTGGGCGCGGGGAAGGGGTATGGGGGCTTTAGCGACCGCTACGTGGACCTGCGGGTGGACGACCACCCCGACCCCGTGCCCGAGCTCTTCCGCCTCCTTGACCTTCACCGCCTTCTCTTCTCCCGGCCCAAGGAGAAGCGCCCCTTGACCCCCGAGGAGATCCGCTGGCTCCAGGAGGCCCTAAGGCGGGCGGGCTACTATGGGGGAGAGGCCACGGGGACTTGGGACGAGGCCACGGAGGCCGCCCTCAGGGCCTTCCTCGGGGTGGAGAACCTGGAGGAGCGCTACGCCGGGGGCCCTGAGCTGGATGAGGGGATCCTGGCCCACCTTAGGGCGCGCTTGG
Protein-coding sequences here:
- a CDS encoding DUF1028 domain-containing protein; its protein translation is MEPVATFSLVAQDPRTGDLGVAVASKFLAVGAVVPYARAGVGAVATQSYANTTYGPRALAILEAGGSPEAVLEAFRRTDRDLPLRQFGLVAMSGESLTFTGEACHPWAGGRAGPGFAAQGNLLTGPEVVEAMVETFLLKEDLPLPERLVEALLAGDRAGGDRRGRQSAALLVVGAGKGYGGFSDRYVDLRVDDHPDPVPELFRLLDLHRLLFSRPKEKRPLTPEEIRWLQEALRRAGYYGGEATGTWDEATEAALRAFLGVENLEERYAGGPELDEGILAHLRARLAGA